From one Pseudomonas sp. B21-048 genomic stretch:
- a CDS encoding DsbE family thiol:disulfide interchange protein, translating into MRRWLMLLPLAIFLVVAVFLYRGLYLDPAELPSAMINKPFPEFSLPSVQGDKTLTKADLLGKPALVNVWGTWCISCRVEHPVLNKLAQQGVVIYGVNYKDVNTDALKWLAEFHNPYQLDIRDDAGTLGLNLGVYGAPETFFIDAKGIIRDKFVGVIDEQVWREKLAAKYQALVDEAKP; encoded by the coding sequence ATGAGACGTTGGTTGATGCTGTTGCCACTGGCGATTTTTCTGGTGGTCGCTGTTTTTCTGTATCGAGGTCTGTACCTGGACCCGGCCGAACTGCCTTCGGCAATGATCAACAAACCGTTCCCGGAGTTTTCGCTGCCCTCGGTGCAGGGTGACAAAACCCTGACCAAAGCGGACCTACTGGGTAAACCGGCATTGGTCAATGTCTGGGGCACCTGGTGCATTTCCTGCCGGGTCGAGCACCCGGTGCTGAACAAGTTGGCTCAGCAAGGCGTGGTGATCTACGGCGTCAACTACAAGGACGTCAACACCGATGCCCTGAAATGGCTGGCCGAGTTCCACAATCCCTATCAACTGGACATCCGTGACGATGCTGGCACCCTGGGCCTGAACCTCGGCGTGTACGGCGCACCGGAAACCTTCTTCATCGACGCCAAGGGCATCATCCGCGACAAATTTGTCGGGGTGATCGACGAGCAAGTCTGGCGTGAAAAACTGGCGGCCAAGTATCAGGCGCTGGTCGATGAGGCCAAGCCATGA
- a CDS encoding cytochrome c-type biogenesis protein — translation MKRWIAAVVLGLSMAGVAHAAIDTYEFAKESDRERFRELTKELRCPKCQNQDIADSNAPIAADLRKEIFRMLGEGKDNQQIIDFMVDRYGDFVRYKPALNAKTALLWFGPAGLLLGGFVLIAVIVRRRRVQRTDSPDGLSAEERERLDHLLDKTKHD, via the coding sequence ATGAAGCGCTGGATTGCCGCCGTCGTTCTGGGCTTGAGCATGGCTGGTGTGGCCCACGCGGCCATCGACACCTATGAGTTCGCCAAAGAAAGTGACCGAGAGCGTTTTCGCGAGCTGACCAAAGAGCTGCGTTGCCCCAAGTGCCAGAATCAGGACATCGCCGATTCCAACGCGCCGATCGCCGCCGACCTGCGCAAAGAAATTTTCCGCATGCTCGGCGAGGGCAAGGACAACCAGCAGATCATCGATTTCATGGTCGACCGCTACGGTGACTTCGTCCGCTATAAACCCGCCTTGAACGCTAAAACCGCTTTGCTCTGGTTCGGTCCCGCCGGCCTGTTGCTGGGCGGCTTTGTGCTCATCGCCGTGATCGTCCGCCGTCGTCGCGTGCAACGCACTGACAGCCCGGACGGGCTTTCTGCCGAGGAGCGCGAGCGCCTCGACCACCTGTTGGATAAAACCAAGCATGATTGA
- the ccmI gene encoding c-type cytochrome biogenesis protein CcmI: protein MIDFWLAAGLLLLVALSFLLIPVLRGRRAQLEEDRTALNVALYQERVAELQTQQEEGVLNAEQMDTGRAEAARELLADTEGVEAPRVSRLGKPLPLLAAILVPVLGLGLYLHFGASDKVELTREFAQAPQSMEEMTRRLERAVAAQPDSAEGLYFLGRTYMAQDRPGDAAKIFERTVALAGRQPELLGQWAQAQYFADGKKWSDKVQALTDEALKTDPKEVTSLGLLGIAAFEGERYQDAIDYWNRLLTQLPPDDKSRVALQGGITRAAEKLEASGGKVARAPAAKAAALLKVQVDLAPELKAKVQPGDSVFIFARALSGPPAPLAAKRLTVADLPATVELGDADAMMPQLKLSNFPEVQLVARISRAGQPTAGEWIGRSQPLATSTTAPQKLTIDSPDK, encoded by the coding sequence ATGATTGATTTCTGGCTCGCTGCAGGTCTGTTGCTCCTGGTTGCCCTGAGTTTTCTACTGATCCCCGTTCTGCGTGGTCGCCGCGCTCAGCTTGAAGAGGACCGCACGGCACTGAACGTCGCGCTTTATCAGGAGCGCGTGGCTGAGTTGCAGACTCAGCAGGAAGAGGGCGTGCTCAATGCCGAGCAAATGGACACTGGCCGCGCCGAAGCCGCCCGTGAACTGCTCGCCGACACCGAAGGCGTCGAGGCGCCACGGGTGTCGCGTCTGGGCAAGCCGTTGCCCTTGCTGGCGGCGATTCTGGTGCCGGTGTTGGGCCTTGGGCTGTACCTGCATTTCGGCGCCAGCGACAAAGTCGAGCTGACTCGCGAATTCGCCCAGGCGCCGCAGTCGATGGAAGAAATGACTCGCCGCCTGGAGCGTGCGGTTGCCGCCCAACCGGATTCGGCCGAAGGCCTGTACTTCCTCGGTCGCACCTACATGGCTCAGGACCGTCCGGGCGATGCGGCGAAGATCTTCGAACGCACCGTGGCCCTGGCCGGTCGTCAGCCGGAACTGCTTGGACAGTGGGCTCAGGCGCAATACTTCGCCGATGGTAAAAAGTGGTCGGACAAGGTCCAGGCTTTGACCGATGAAGCGTTGAAAACCGATCCAAAGGAAGTCACCAGCCTCGGTCTGCTGGGCATCGCGGCCTTTGAAGGCGAGCGTTACCAGGACGCCATCGACTATTGGAATCGCCTGCTGACGCAACTGCCGCCGGATGATAAATCCCGCGTCGCGCTGCAAGGCGGCATTACTCGGGCCGCCGAGAAACTCGAAGCCAGCGGTGGCAAGGTTGCCCGGGCGCCTGCGGCCAAAGCTGCAGCGCTGCTCAAAGTGCAAGTCGATCTGGCGCCAGAGCTCAAAGCCAAGGTCCAGCCGGGCGACAGTGTGTTCATTTTCGCCCGTGCCCTCTCCGGCCCGCCCGCGCCGCTGGCTGCCAAGCGTCTGACCGTTGCCGACTTGCCGGCAACCGTCGAACTGGGGGATGCCGATGCCATGATGCCGCAATTGAAACTGTCGAACTTCCCTGAAGTCCAACTGGTTGCGCGCATCTCCCGCGCCGGCCAACCGACTGCCGGCGAATGGATCGGTCGCAGCCAACCCTTGGCCACCAGCACCACCGCGCCACAAAAACTGACCATCGACAGCCCGGATAAATAA
- a CDS encoding type II toxin-antitoxin system HicA family toxin → MQSRLLIKELIEAGWTLDRVTGSHHLFTHRYNPYTIPVPHPKKDLPIGTIKSIRRRAGLYCPGASLAGDP, encoded by the coding sequence GTGCAGAGCAGGTTATTGATCAAGGAACTGATAGAGGCGGGCTGGACACTGGACCGGGTCACCGGCAGTCATCACCTCTTCACTCACCGTTACAACCCTTACACGATACCCGTCCCTCATCCGAAGAAGGATTTGCCGATCGGGACGATCAAAAGCATCAGGAGGCGAGCCGGGCTTTATTGCCCGGGAGCCAGTTTGGCAGGAGATCCATAA
- a CDS encoding type II toxin-antitoxin system HicB family antitoxin, producing the protein MQYPICIEWGDENTAIGIQIPDIPGAVTAGDTFEDAYNAAVEIAHIMLQEIMADGESIPMPTSAAAHRENPEFADMGWGMLELDISPYLGKTEKVNVTLPGYVIQRIDRYVREHNVKSRSSFLADAAMEKLIRH; encoded by the coding sequence ATGCAATACCCAATCTGTATCGAGTGGGGCGACGAGAACACCGCCATCGGTATTCAGATCCCCGATATTCCGGGTGCCGTAACGGCCGGGGATACGTTTGAAGATGCTTACAATGCGGCGGTTGAAATTGCCCACATCATGCTGCAGGAGATCATGGCAGACGGGGAGTCCATTCCTATGCCGACCTCAGCGGCTGCGCACCGCGAGAATCCGGAATTTGCCGACATGGGTTGGGGGATGCTGGAACTCGACATCTCGCCGTATCTGGGCAAGACCGAGAAGGTCAACGTGACGCTGCCTGGCTACGTGATCCAGCGCATTGACCGCTATGTGCGAGAGCACAATGTCAAAAGCCGCTCCTCCTTTCTCGCGGATGCGGCAATGGAGAAGCTGATTCGACATTGA
- a CDS encoding MFS transporter, whose amino-acid sequence MNPATQVPHGAATMTRGMVLLFAFCCGAIVANIYYAQPIIGLIAPDIGLTDTMASLIVSLTQIGYALGLFFLVPLGDLLENRRLMIITTVVAIASLLGAAFTDQPNVFLLISLLVGFSSVSVQILIPLAAHLAPEESRGRVVGGIMGGLLLGILLARPVSSVIADHFGWRAMFIIAAVLMAAISIVLALTIPKRQPDHSASYGQLLGSLWTLLRQQPVLRQRAFYQACMFATFSLFWTAVPLELARNHGLSQTQIAIFALVGAIGAIAAPIAGRLADAGHTRIASLLALLFASLSFLPTFIHPVYSVIGLAVTGVVLDFCVQMNMVLGQRAVYALDAKSRGRLNALYMTSIFIGGAFGSSLASAVYEHGGWLWIVIVGSAFPLLALLRFLSVSQRRSLATA is encoded by the coding sequence ATGAACCCCGCGACTCAGGTGCCCCACGGTGCCGCGACAATGACCCGAGGCATGGTGCTGCTCTTCGCCTTCTGCTGCGGCGCTATCGTGGCCAACATTTACTACGCCCAGCCGATCATCGGCCTGATCGCACCGGATATCGGCCTGACCGATACCATGGCCAGCCTGATCGTTTCGCTCACGCAGATCGGGTATGCGCTGGGCCTGTTTTTTTTGGTGCCGCTGGGTGACCTGCTGGAAAACCGCCGCTTGATGATCATTACCACCGTGGTGGCGATTGCCAGTCTGCTGGGCGCGGCATTCACCGATCAGCCAAACGTGTTTCTGCTGATCTCGTTGCTGGTGGGGTTCAGCTCGGTATCGGTGCAGATCCTGATTCCACTGGCCGCCCACCTGGCGCCGGAAGAATCACGCGGCCGCGTGGTCGGCGGCATCATGGGTGGTTTGCTGCTGGGGATTCTGCTGGCTCGACCGGTGTCCAGCGTCATAGCCGACCACTTCGGCTGGCGTGCGATGTTCATCATCGCTGCGGTATTGATGGCGGCAATCAGCATCGTGCTGGCCCTGACCATTCCCAAGCGCCAGCCTGATCACAGCGCTTCTTATGGCCAGTTGTTGGGTTCGCTCTGGACATTGTTGCGTCAGCAGCCGGTGTTGCGTCAGCGCGCGTTTTACCAAGCCTGCATGTTCGCCACCTTCAGCCTGTTCTGGACGGCGGTGCCGCTGGAACTGGCACGCAATCATGGCTTGTCGCAAACCCAGATAGCGATTTTCGCCCTGGTCGGCGCCATCGGCGCGATTGCCGCGCCCATCGCCGGTCGACTGGCCGATGCCGGCCATACCCGCATCGCCTCGCTGCTGGCCCTGCTATTCGCCAGCCTGAGCTTTCTGCCCACCTTCATCCACCCGGTCTACAGCGTGATCGGCCTGGCGGTGACGGGGGTGGTGCTGGATTTCTGCGTGCAGATGAACATGGTCCTCGGCCAGCGCGCGGTCTATGCCCTTGACGCCAAAAGCCGCGGTCGTCTGAACGCGCTGTACATGACCAGCATCTTTATCGGTGGCGCATTCGGTTCATCGTTGGCCAGCGCGGTGTATGAGCATGGCGGCTGGTTGTGGATTGTGATTGTGGGCAGTGCGTTTCCACTGTTGGCGTTGTTGCGGTTTTTGAGTGTTTCGCAGAGGCGTTCGTTGGCAACGGCTTAA
- the ngg gene encoding N-acetylglutaminylglutamine synthetase: protein MKPHATAYSQRLLRGQAPSYERLQARLAEDGSELGAAPIAVHCGWGRLLIGHTFPDAASLAQELLNEQPGERDIALYVAAPQQVLGLEPAQLFLDPSDTLRLWFSDYRQATRVFRGFRIRRAQSEADWQAVNQLYQARGMLPIDASLLTPHHQGGPVYWLAEDEDSGAIIGSVMGLNHHKAFNDPENGSSLWCLAVDPQCSRPGVGEVLVRHLIEHFMSRGLSYLDLSVLHNNRQAKSLYAKLGFRALSTFAIKRKNGINQPLFLGPGPEAEFNPYARIIVEEAHRRGIEVQVDDAQAGLFTLIHGSRRVRCRESLSDLTSAISMTLCQDKSLTHKVLKNAGLKLPAQQRAGSADDNLAFLDEHERVVVKPLDGEQGQGVAVDLRTLDEVRQAIESARKFDSRVLLESFHEGLDLRVLVIGFEVVAAAIRRPAEVVGDGQHSIGVLIEAQSRRRQAATSGESKIPLDHETQRTLQAAGYDYSSILPAGEHLFVRRTANLHTGGILEDVTAILHPALVDAAVRAARALDIPMVGLDLMVLAADQPEYVFIEANERAGLANHEPQPTAERFVDLLFAHSQPVV, encoded by the coding sequence ATGAAACCTCACGCCACGGCTTACAGCCAACGCTTGTTGCGCGGTCAGGCGCCCTCCTACGAACGTTTGCAGGCGCGTCTGGCCGAAGACGGCAGTGAATTGGGCGCCGCGCCAATCGCGGTGCATTGCGGCTGGGGGCGGTTGCTGATCGGCCATACTTTTCCCGATGCGGCGAGCCTTGCCCAAGAGCTGCTCAATGAGCAGCCCGGTGAGAGGGACATCGCCTTGTACGTGGCCGCTCCCCAGCAAGTGCTGGGGCTGGAGCCGGCTCAGCTGTTTCTCGACCCGTCCGACACGTTGCGCCTGTGGTTCAGCGATTACCGCCAGGCCACCCGGGTGTTTCGCGGTTTTCGCATACGTCGGGCGCAAAGCGAAGCGGACTGGCAGGCCGTCAATCAGCTGTATCAGGCACGCGGCATGCTGCCGATTGATGCGAGTTTGCTGACGCCTCATCACCAGGGCGGCCCGGTTTATTGGCTGGCCGAAGATGAGGACAGCGGCGCGATCATCGGCAGTGTCATGGGCCTGAATCATCACAAAGCCTTCAACGACCCGGAAAACGGCAGCAGCCTGTGGTGCCTGGCGGTCGATCCGCAATGTTCCCGCCCAGGCGTCGGTGAAGTGCTGGTGCGGCACTTGATCGAACACTTCATGAGCCGTGGGCTGAGCTACCTGGACCTGTCGGTGCTGCACAACAACCGTCAGGCGAAAAGTCTTTACGCCAAGCTCGGTTTTCGCGCCTTGTCGACCTTCGCCATCAAGCGCAAGAACGGTATCAACCAACCATTGTTCCTCGGCCCTGGCCCCGAAGCCGAGTTCAATCCATATGCGCGAATCATCGTCGAGGAGGCTCACCGGCGCGGTATTGAAGTGCAGGTGGATGACGCGCAAGCCGGCCTGTTCACCTTGATTCACGGCAGTCGTCGGGTGCGTTGTCGCGAATCCCTGAGCGACCTGACCAGTGCCATCAGCATGACGTTATGCCAAGACAAAAGCCTGACCCACAAGGTGCTGAAAAACGCCGGTCTCAAGCTGCCCGCCCAACAACGGGCGGGGAGCGCGGACGACAATCTGGCGTTTCTCGACGAGCACGAACGGGTGGTGGTCAAACCGCTGGACGGTGAACAGGGCCAAGGTGTGGCGGTGGATTTACGCACCCTCGATGAGGTCCGGCAAGCCATCGAAAGCGCTCGTAAATTCGATAGTCGAGTACTGCTGGAAAGCTTTCACGAAGGCCTCGACTTGCGGGTTCTGGTGATCGGCTTCGAGGTGGTCGCGGCCGCCATTCGCCGGCCGGCGGAAGTGGTGGGCGATGGTCAGCATTCCATCGGCGTGCTGATCGAGGCCCAGAGCCGTCGCCGTCAGGCGGCGACCAGCGGTGAAAGCAAGATTCCGCTGGACCATGAGACCCAGCGCACGTTGCAGGCTGCGGGTTATGACTACAGCAGCATTCTGCCGGCCGGCGAGCATCTGTTCGTGCGGCGCACGGCGAACCTTCATACCGGCGGCATTCTTGAGGATGTGACTGCAATCCTGCATCCGGCCTTGGTGGATGCGGCGGTACGCGCGGCGCGGGCGCTGGATATTCCGATGGTCGGGCTCGACCTTATGGTGCTGGCCGCTGATCAGCCGGAGTATGTGTTTATCGAAGCCAATGAGCGCGCCGGGCTGGCCAACCATGAACCGCAGCCGACGGCCGAGCGGTTTGTGGATTTGTTGTTTGCGCATAGTCAGCCGGTGGTCTAG
- a CDS encoding N-acetylglutaminylglutamine amidotransferase → MCGLAGELRFDHQPADLAAIERITHHLAPRGPDAWGFHSQGPIALGHRRLKIMDLSDGSAQPMIDNQLGLSLAFNGAIYNFPELRTELESLGYAFYSGGDTEVLLKGYHAWGEALLPKLNGMFAFAIWERDAKRLFIARDRLGVKPLYLSRTGQRLRFASVLPALLKGGDINPILDPVALNHYLNFHAVVPAPRTLLAGIEKLPPASWMRIDADGTTEQKTWWTLPYGPHADELNLTLEDWRDRVLDSTREAVTIRQRAAVDVGVLLSGGVDSSLLVGLLREVGVEDLSTFSIGFQDAGGERGDEFQYSDLIAKHYGTQHHQLRIDEKEIIEQLPAAFRAMSEPMVSHDCIAFYLLSREVAKHCKVVQSGQGADELFAGYHWYPQVDGASDPYAAYRDAFFDRSYADYAATVQPKWLTANDAAGDFVKEHFAQPGADAAVDKALRLDSTVMLVDDPVKRVDNMTMAWGLEARTPFLDYRLVELSARVPGKFKLPDGGKHVLKEAARLVIPSEVIDRKKGYFPVPGLKHLQGDTLNWVRELLLDPSQDRGLFNPAMLDRLLTDPQGQLTPLRGSKLWQLAALNLWLSEQGI, encoded by the coding sequence ATGTGCGGATTAGCTGGAGAATTACGTTTCGACCATCAACCTGCGGACCTCGCAGCCATTGAACGAATCACCCATCACCTGGCCCCTCGCGGTCCTGATGCGTGGGGCTTCCACAGCCAGGGGCCGATTGCCCTGGGCCATCGGCGCCTGAAAATCATGGACTTGTCGGACGGCTCGGCACAGCCGATGATCGACAACCAATTGGGCCTGTCCCTGGCCTTCAACGGCGCGATCTACAACTTCCCGGAACTGCGCACCGAGCTGGAAAGCCTCGGTTACGCCTTCTATTCCGGCGGCGACACCGAAGTGCTGCTCAAGGGTTATCACGCCTGGGGCGAAGCCCTGTTGCCCAAACTCAACGGCATGTTCGCCTTCGCGATTTGGGAGCGCGACGCCAAGCGTTTATTCATTGCCCGCGACCGTCTCGGCGTAAAGCCGTTGTACCTGTCGCGCACCGGTCAACGCCTGCGCTTTGCCTCGGTTCTGCCGGCATTGCTCAAGGGCGGCGACATCAACCCGATCCTCGATCCGGTGGCGCTCAATCACTATCTGAACTTCCATGCGGTGGTCCCGGCCCCGCGCACGTTGCTGGCGGGCATCGAAAAGCTGCCCCCGGCGAGCTGGATGCGCATCGACGCAGACGGCACCACCGAGCAGAAAACCTGGTGGACCCTGCCCTACGGCCCACACGCCGACGAGCTGAACCTGACTCTCGAAGACTGGCGCGACCGCGTGCTCGACAGCACCCGTGAAGCGGTGACGATCCGTCAGCGGGCGGCGGTGGATGTCGGCGTGCTGCTTTCCGGCGGCGTCGATTCGAGTCTGTTGGTGGGCCTGTTGCGCGAAGTCGGGGTCGAAGACTTATCGACCTTTTCCATCGGTTTCCAGGATGCCGGCGGCGAGCGCGGTGACGAGTTTCAGTACTCGGACTTGATCGCCAAACACTACGGCACCCAACACCATCAACTGCGCATCGACGAGAAAGAGATCATCGAGCAACTGCCCGCGGCGTTCCGCGCCATGAGCGAGCCGATGGTCAGCCATGACTGCATCGCGTTCTATCTGCTGTCTCGCGAAGTGGCCAAGCACTGCAAGGTGGTGCAAAGCGGTCAGGGCGCGGACGAATTGTTCGCCGGTTATCACTGGTATCCGCAGGTGGACGGTGCGAGCGATCCGTATGCCGCGTATCGCGATGCGTTTTTCGACCGCAGCTACGCCGACTACGCCGCCACGGTGCAGCCTAAATGGTTGACGGCTAACGACGCGGCCGGCGACTTCGTGAAGGAACATTTCGCTCAGCCCGGCGCCGACGCAGCCGTGGACAAAGCCCTGCGTCTGGACAGCACCGTGATGCTGGTGGATGACCCGGTCAAGCGGGTCGACAACATGACCATGGCCTGGGGCCTGGAAGCGCGTACGCCGTTTCTCGACTATCGCCTGGTGGAGTTGTCGGCGCGAGTACCGGGTAAATTCAAATTGCCGGATGGCGGCAAGCACGTCTTGAAAGAAGCGGCGCGGCTGGTCATTCCGAGTGAAGTGATCGACCGCAAAAAGGGTTACTTCCCGGTCCCCGGCCTCAAGCATTTGCAGGGCGACACGCTGAATTGGGTACGTGAACTGCTGCTCGATCCGAGTCAGGATCGTGGCCTGTTCAACCCCGCCATGCTCGACCGCCTGCTGACCGATCCGCAAGGTCAACTGACTCCGTTGCGCGGCTCCAAGCTGTGGCAATTGGCAGCCCTGAACCTGTGGCTCAGTGAACAAGGAATCTGA
- the mnmC gene encoding bifunctional tRNA (5-methylaminomethyl-2-thiouridine)(34)-methyltransferase MnmD/FAD-dependent 5-carboxymethylaminomethyl-2-thiouridine(34) oxidoreductase MnmC has product MKPVLPHAQLDWDDQGRPRSRVFDDVYFSDLSGLEETRYVFLEQNDLRDRFAALPVDGRLVIGETGFGTGLNFLCAWQLFEQHAVAGARLHFVSVEKYPLSAPDLQRALTLWPELKPFADQLLAQYVAIHQGFQRLVLDNGRVTLTLLIGDALEQLPQLDAQIDAWFLDGFAPARNPDMWTAELFAELARLAAPGSTISTFTSTGWVRRLLNAAGFKMKRTPGIGHKWEILRGTFLGWPEDVALPAATKPWFARPQPLTGERRALVIGAGLAGCASAASLAARGWQVSLLDRHEALAQEASGNPQGVLYLKLSAHGTALSQLIVSGFGYTRRLLEQLQRGVDWDDCGVLQLAFNAKEAERQAQLAAAFSPSLVHPLDQPQAQARAGIELAHGGLFYPEGGWVHPPALCQWQASSTNIQWLPHREVLELRKVDDQWQAWDGDALLASAPVVILAGAAEIKRFPHSADLPLKRIRGQITRLAQTPESQSLATVVCAEGYVAPARLGEHTLGASFDFKSDELTPTVAEHLGNLALLEEISTDLVARLHVPDLDPQQLEGRAAFRCTSPDYLPIVGPLAEQVAFAEAYAALSKDARQVPDAPCPWLEGFYVNSGHGSRGLITAPLSGELLAAWLENEPLPLPKAVAEACHPNRFALRQLIRGKA; this is encoded by the coding sequence ATGAAACCTGTATTGCCCCACGCCCAGCTCGACTGGGACGACCAAGGTCGCCCGCGTTCACGGGTGTTCGATGATGTGTATTTTTCCGACCTATCGGGCCTTGAAGAAACCCGTTACGTGTTTCTGGAGCAAAACGATTTGCGTGACCGCTTCGCCGCCTTGCCGGTGGATGGTCGACTGGTGATTGGCGAGACCGGTTTCGGCACCGGGCTGAATTTTCTCTGTGCCTGGCAGTTGTTCGAACAGCACGCGGTGGCCGGTGCGCGGCTGCATTTTGTCAGCGTCGAAAAATACCCGCTGAGCGCGCCCGATCTGCAACGGGCCTTGACCTTATGGCCGGAGCTCAAGCCGTTTGCCGATCAATTGCTGGCGCAATACGTGGCGATTCATCAAGGCTTTCAACGCTTGGTGCTGGACAACGGCCGCGTCACCCTGACCTTGCTGATCGGCGATGCACTTGAGCAATTGCCGCAACTGGATGCGCAGATCGACGCCTGGTTTCTCGACGGTTTCGCTCCAGCGAGAAACCCCGACATGTGGACCGCCGAATTGTTTGCCGAACTGGCTCGCCTGGCGGCACCCGGCTCGACCATCAGCACCTTCACCAGCACCGGCTGGGTGCGCCGCCTGTTGAACGCGGCGGGCTTCAAGATGAAGCGCACGCCAGGCATTGGTCATAAATGGGAGATCCTGCGGGGTACGTTCCTCGGTTGGCCTGAAGACGTAGCCCTGCCTGCCGCGACAAAACCATGGTTCGCTCGCCCACAACCGCTGACCGGCGAACGCCGCGCCTTGGTGATCGGCGCCGGGCTGGCCGGTTGCGCGAGTGCCGCCAGTCTCGCCGCGCGGGGTTGGCAAGTGAGTTTGCTGGACCGCCACGAAGCACTGGCGCAGGAAGCCTCGGGCAATCCTCAGGGCGTGCTGTACCTCAAGCTTTCAGCCCATGGCACCGCGTTGTCGCAATTGATCGTCAGCGGTTTTGGCTACACCCGACGTCTGCTCGAACAGCTGCAGCGTGGCGTCGACTGGGACGATTGCGGAGTCTTGCAACTGGCCTTCAATGCCAAGGAAGCCGAGCGTCAGGCGCAATTGGCCGCGGCCTTTTCACCGAGCCTGGTGCACCCGCTCGATCAACCCCAGGCCCAAGCCAGGGCCGGCATCGAATTGGCGCACGGCGGCTTGTTCTACCCTGAAGGCGGCTGGGTTCATCCGCCCGCGTTGTGCCAGTGGCAGGCGTCCTCCACGAACATCCAGTGGCTGCCCCATCGCGAGGTGCTGGAACTGCGCAAGGTCGATGATCAGTGGCAGGCCTGGGACGGTGATGCACTGCTGGCCAGCGCGCCCGTGGTGATTCTGGCCGGTGCCGCCGAGATCAAGCGTTTTCCACACAGCGCCGACCTGCCCCTCAAACGCATTCGCGGCCAGATCACCCGACTGGCGCAAACCCCCGAAAGCCAGAGCCTGGCGACCGTCGTCTGCGCTGAAGGCTACGTGGCACCCGCACGCTTGGGCGAACACACACTCGGCGCCAGCTTCGATTTCAAAAGCGATGAGCTGACCCCGACCGTCGCCGAACATCTCGGCAACCTGGCGTTGCTCGAGGAAATATCCACTGACCTGGTCGCCCGTCTGCATGTTCCAGACCTGGACCCGCAACAGCTTGAAGGGCGCGCGGCATTCCGCTGTACCAGCCCGGATTACCTGCCGATCGTCGGACCGTTGGCTGAACAAGTCGCCTTCGCCGAGGCCTATGCCGCACTGAGCAAAGATGCCCGGCAAGTGCCCGATGCTCCCTGCCCATGGCTCGAGGGGTTTTACGTCAATAGCGGTCACGGTTCTCGCGGTTTGATCACCGCGCCACTGTCTGGTGAGCTGTTGGCGGCATGGCTTGAGAACGAACCTTTGCCCTTGCCGAAAGCGGTGGCTGAGGCTTGCCATCCCAACCGTTTTGCCTTGCGCCAATTGATCCGCGGAAAAGCCTGA